A window of the Erpetoichthys calabaricus chromosome 10, fErpCal1.3, whole genome shotgun sequence genome harbors these coding sequences:
- the yipf1 gene encoding protein YIPF1, with the protein MAAVDDLQFQEFDDAENLLAVNHDATTISIGDSNENSKKQRKSFRNVPKDEDDDLLGNEESDKTELLAGQRKSAPFWTFEYYQTLFDVDTYQVLDRIKGSVLPIPGKNFVRLYIRSNPDLYGPFWICATLVFAIAISGNISNFLLHVGGPTYHYVPEFRKVTIAATAIYCYAWLVPLALWGFLMWRNSKVMNIVCYSFLEIVCVYGYSLFIYIPTAVLWIIPLEWLRWVSVVCAMCLSGSVLVLTFWPAVRDDQRRIAVATVSAIVILHALLAIGCKTYFFDPPEAGNQIQSPLPSTSNVTIKSASQKT; encoded by the exons ATGGCGGCTGTAGATGATTTGCAGTTTCAAG AGTTTGATGATGCAGAAAATTTGTTAGCAGTTAATCATGATGCCACAACCATTAGCATTGGTGATTCAAATGAAAATTCTAAAAAACAGCGGAAATCTTTCAGGAATGTTCCaaaagatgaagatgatgatCTTCTTGGCAATGAAGAGTCTGACAAAACTGAA TTACTTGCTGGTCAAAGAAAAAGTGCCCCCTTTTGGACATTTGAATACTATCAGACATTATTTGATGTCGATACATATCAG GTCTTGGATAGAATAAAAGGATCTGTTTTGCCAATACCTGGTAAAAACTTTGTTCGCCTGTACATTCGCAGTAATCCAGATCTGTATG GTCCTTTCTGGATTTGTGCCACATTAGTATTTGCCATTGCCATTAGCGGAAATATTTCAAATTTCCTTTTACATGTTGGTGGACCCACATACCATTATGTGCCTGAATTTAGAAAag taactATTGCTGCAACTGCTATCTACTGCTATGCATGGCTTGTTCCCCTTGCACTGTGGGGTTTTCTGATGTGGAGAAACAGCAAAGTCATGAACATAGTCTGTTATTCCTTTCTGGAGATTGTATGTGTCTATGGATATTCACTGTTTATTTATATCCCTACAGCA GTATTATGGATTATACCCCTTGAATGGCTGAGATGGGTTTCTGTTGTATGTGCCATGTGTCTGTCAGGATCAGTTTTGGTATTGACATTTTGGCCTGCTGTTCGTGATGATCAACGGCGTATTGCTGTTGCTACTGTGTCAGCCATTGTAATTCTTCATGCCCTTCTGGCTATTGGCTGTAAG ACATATTTTTTTGATCCCCCTGAAGCTGGTAATCAGATTCAGTCTCCTCTTCCCTCAACAAGTAATGTGACAATAAAATCTGCGAGTCAGAAAACATAA